Proteins found in one Vagococcus carniphilus genomic segment:
- the purB gene encoding adenylosuccinate lyase yields MLERYTREEMGHVWTDENRYQAWLEVEILADEAWAEMGEIPKEDVAKIRENASFDIERILEIEAETRHDVVAFTRAVSESLGEERKWVHYGLTSTDVVDTAYGYLLKQANDILRKDLKNFTEIIAEKAREHKYTVMMGRTHGVHAEPTTFGLKLALWYSEMTRHIERFEHAAKMVEAGKVSGAVGTFANTPPFVEEYVCEHLGIRAQDISTQVLPRDLHAEYLSSMALIATSIEKFATEIRGLQKSETREVEEFFAKGQKGSSAMPHKRNPIGSENMTGLARVIRGHMVTAYENVALWHERDISHSSAERIIIPDTTILLNYMLNRFGNIVKNLTVFPENMKRNMDATFGLIYSQRVLLKLIDKGMSREEAYDLVQPKTAYAWDNQVQFKPLLEADEKITSVLNQEEIDDVFDYNYHLKNVDVIFERVGL; encoded by the coding sequence ATGTTAGAACGTTATACACGAGAAGAAATGGGTCATGTTTGGACAGATGAAAATCGTTACCAAGCTTGGTTAGAAGTTGAAATCCTAGCAGATGAAGCTTGGGCTGAAATGGGAGAAATTCCTAAAGAAGATGTTGCCAAAATTCGTGAGAATGCCAGTTTTGATATTGAACGTATTCTAGAAATTGAAGCTGAAACAAGACATGATGTTGTAGCCTTTACGAGAGCTGTTTCAGAAAGTTTAGGAGAAGAGCGTAAGTGGGTTCATTATGGTTTAACAAGTACTGATGTGGTGGATACTGCTTATGGCTATTTATTGAAACAAGCTAATGATATCCTAAGAAAAGATTTGAAAAATTTTACTGAGATTATAGCAGAAAAAGCTAGAGAACATAAATATACGGTTATGATGGGAAGAACTCATGGTGTTCATGCTGAACCAACAACATTTGGTTTAAAATTAGCTTTGTGGTACTCAGAAATGACTCGCCATATTGAACGATTTGAACATGCGGCTAAAATGGTAGAAGCTGGAAAAGTAAGTGGAGCAGTAGGTACATTTGCCAATACTCCTCCTTTTGTTGAAGAATATGTTTGTGAGCATTTAGGCATTAGAGCACAAGACATTTCGACTCAAGTTTTACCAAGAGACTTGCATGCAGAGTATTTGTCTTCTATGGCTTTAATAGCAACAAGTATCGAAAAATTCGCAACAGAAATTCGAGGTCTTCAAAAATCAGAAACAAGAGAAGTAGAAGAATTTTTTGCAAAAGGTCAAAAAGGATCTTCTGCAATGCCTCATAAGAGAAATCCGATTGGGTCAGAAAATATGACAGGGTTAGCTCGTGTCATTCGTGGTCATATGGTAACAGCTTATGAAAATGTCGCTTTATGGCACGAAAGAGATATATCACATTCATCAGCAGAAAGAATTATTATTCCAGATACAACAATTCTTTTAAACTATATGCTAAATCGTTTTGGAAATATTGTAAAAAATCTAACTGTTTTCCCTGAGAATATGAAGAGAAATATGGATGCAACATTTGGTTTGATCTATAGCCAACGTGTTTTATTAAAATTGATTGATAAAGGAATGTCACGAGAAGAAGCGTATGATTTAGTTCAACCTAAAACAGCTTATGCTTGGGACAATCAAGTACAATTCAAACCTTTATTAGAAGCAGATGAAAAGATTACCTCTGTTTTAAATCAAGAAGAAATCGATGACGTATTCGATTATAACTATCATTTAAAAAATGTAGATGTTATTTTTGAAAGAGTTGGTTTATAA
- the purK gene encoding 5-(carboxyamino)imidazole ribonucleotide synthase — translation MTKLLLPGSTIGIIGGGQLGQMMAMSAKELGFKVGVLDPTEDCPASQVSDWSIKASYDDDKALEKLAQQSDVITYEFENVNAASLEKIQEIVPLPQGLELLKMSQNRKNEKLFLSQLGLPVSPFKIVNHLSEVSKAIEEINYPAVLKTCTGGYDGKGQVVLKSQDDLEHISELLESGECVLESWVNFKKEISVIVSGSQENDYQVFPIAENKHYNNILQLSTIPAVISESCQKEAEKLTLMIARELAFCGTMTVEMFVTPSDELIINEIAPRPHNSGHYSIEACNLSQFDTHIRGILSWPIPEIYLHKPAAMLNLLGNEMKIAETLIFEKPDWYFHFYGKKEIKKDRKMGHITILSNSLKSTIEEIKQTKIWK, via the coding sequence TTGACTAAGTTATTATTACCAGGTTCAACGATTGGTATCATTGGTGGTGGTCAATTGGGACAGATGATGGCAATGAGTGCTAAAGAGCTTGGCTTCAAAGTTGGTGTATTAGATCCTACTGAAGATTGTCCAGCCTCCCAAGTAAGTGATTGGTCAATAAAGGCATCATATGATGATGATAAAGCTCTGGAAAAATTAGCTCAACAATCAGATGTGATTACTTATGAATTTGAAAATGTCAATGCGGCTTCTCTAGAAAAAATTCAAGAAATAGTACCGCTACCTCAAGGATTAGAGCTTTTAAAAATGAGTCAAAATAGGAAAAATGAAAAATTATTTTTAAGTCAATTAGGGTTACCAGTTTCTCCTTTTAAAATAGTTAATCATTTGTCAGAAGTAAGCAAAGCTATTGAAGAAATTAATTATCCTGCCGTTTTAAAAACATGTACAGGTGGCTATGATGGTAAAGGACAAGTTGTTCTTAAATCACAAGATGATTTGGAACATATATCTGAATTGTTAGAAAGCGGCGAATGTGTTCTAGAATCATGGGTAAACTTTAAGAAGGAAATATCAGTTATTGTTTCAGGGAGTCAAGAAAATGACTATCAGGTATTTCCTATTGCTGAAAATAAGCATTATAATAACATCTTACAGCTTTCAACTATTCCAGCTGTCATTTCAGAGTCATGTCAAAAAGAAGCTGAAAAATTAACATTAATGATAGCAAGAGAGCTTGCTTTTTGTGGAACAATGACAGTTGAAATGTTTGTTACACCAAGTGATGAGTTAATCATTAATGAAATAGCACCTAGACCCCATAATTCTGGGCACTATTCAATTGAAGCTTGTAATTTAAGCCAGTTCGACACACATATTAGAGGGATTTTATCTTGGCCAATCCCAGAAATTTATTTGCATAAACCAGCAGCTATGCTTAATTTACTAGGTAATGAGATGAAGATTGCTGAGACATTAATCTTTGAAAAACCAGATTGGTATTTTCATTTCTACGGAAAAAAAGAAATAAAAAAAGATAGAAAAATGGGTCATATTACGATATTATCAAATAGTCTTAAAAGTACAATTGAAGAAATCAAGCAAACTAAAATTTGGAAATAG
- the purE gene encoding 5-(carboxyamino)imidazole ribonucleotide mutase produces MNEVAVIMGSISDWTTMKETCRILDEFQISYEKKIISAHRTPDLMFDFSEKAREKGFKLIIAGAGGAAHLPGMVASKTTLPVIGVPIDSKALNGMDSLLSIVQMPGGIPVATTAIGIPGAKNAALLATQILSVTDNSLIKKLNVYRNNMANQVLESEANFD; encoded by the coding sequence ATGAATGAAGTGGCAGTAATTATGGGAAGTATTTCAGATTGGACAACAATGAAAGAAACCTGTCGTATTTTGGATGAATTTCAGATATCTTATGAGAAAAAAATTATTTCAGCACATCGAACACCAGACTTAATGTTCGACTTTTCGGAAAAAGCAAGAGAAAAAGGATTTAAACTTATTATTGCAGGTGCTGGAGGAGCAGCTCACTTACCTGGAATGGTAGCCTCTAAAACGACTTTACCAGTTATCGGTGTTCCAATTGACTCAAAAGCTCTCAACGGAATGGATTCCTTATTATCGATTGTACAGATGCCAGGTGGCATACCTGTAGCTACGACTGCTATTGGAATTCCTGGTGCTAAAAATGCAGCTCTTTTAGCAACTCAAATTCTTTCTGTTACGGATAATTCATTAATAAAGAAACTAAATGTTTATCGAAATAACATGGCTAATCAAGTGCTAGAAAGTGAGGCCAATTTTGACTAA
- a CDS encoding gluconokinase, protein MSMMYRLAIDVGTTNIKFNIFENYKIKESLEMRVDTYYGDLGKVYQSPERILQQIKRGIKNLTQKGYEIEEVIFSTAMHSIMPIFEEPREEELLIWSDRQAKDFVKTFKQEEKALEFYKKTGTPIHEMSPLMKIAHFKNKGWFSDVKEWIGLKEYLVEAFTGKKVVDYSTASATGLFNIHTKKWDEEILDFAGITQNQLAKLVDTDVYYPITKKQAEAVFLSEEVKVYVGASDGCLASYACYLANGTVNTLTVGTSGAVRKLTKEIELDDEGQTFCYYLTKDYWVVGGASNNGGQVLEWANKMFYSDKTIYKELDHIIKEAPIGSNGIQFLPYITGERAPLWDGDIEGSFSGLTLANKKEDLLRSIIEGVFFNLRLIGDLVSLEPRDVSVSGGLFEEPILTTLAADIFGKNCIQSHYSEPNFGSICLIEKPTSYILSEHKRVFFNEENHKLYNKSYARFAKTVKTEL, encoded by the coding sequence ATGAGTATGATGTATCGTTTAGCAATAGATGTAGGAACAACTAATATCAAATTTAATATATTCGAAAATTATAAAATAAAAGAATCTTTAGAAATGCGTGTGGATACGTATTATGGTGATTTAGGAAAAGTTTATCAAAGTCCTGAGCGTATTTTACAGCAAATAAAAAGAGGTATTAAAAACTTAACTCAAAAAGGATATGAGATAGAAGAAGTTATTTTTAGCACAGCTATGCATAGTATTATGCCAATTTTTGAAGAACCTCGAGAAGAAGAGTTACTTATTTGGTCAGATAGACAAGCAAAAGATTTTGTCAAAACATTCAAACAAGAGGAGAAGGCGTTAGAGTTTTATAAAAAAACAGGGACACCGATTCATGAGATGTCTCCATTGATGAAAATAGCTCATTTTAAGAACAAGGGATGGTTTTCAGATGTCAAAGAGTGGATTGGATTAAAAGAGTATTTAGTTGAGGCCTTTACGGGTAAAAAAGTAGTTGATTATTCGACAGCTTCTGCAACAGGACTTTTTAATATTCACACAAAAAAATGGGATGAAGAGATTTTAGATTTTGCTGGAATTACTCAAAATCAACTAGCAAAACTTGTTGATACAGATGTTTATTATCCAATTACTAAAAAACAAGCAGAAGCTGTTTTTCTTTCTGAAGAAGTTAAAGTTTATGTAGGTGCAAGTGATGGCTGTTTAGCTAGTTATGCTTGTTATTTAGCTAATGGAACAGTCAATACGTTGACAGTGGGAACTAGTGGCGCTGTCAGAAAATTAACGAAAGAAATTGAATTAGATGACGAAGGCCAAACGTTTTGTTACTACTTAACGAAAGATTATTGGGTTGTAGGTGGAGCTAGCAATAACGGCGGACAAGTGTTGGAATGGGCTAATAAAATGTTCTACTCAGATAAAACAATTTATAAAGAATTAGACCATATTATTAAGGAAGCTCCAATTGGAAGTAATGGTATTCAGTTTTTACCTTACATTACAGGAGAACGAGCTCCTTTATGGGACGGGGATATTGAAGGGAGTTTTTCAGGTTTAACGTTAGCTAATAAGAAAGAAGATCTACTTAGAAGTATCATCGAAGGAGTCTTCTTTAATTTAAGGCTAATTGGAGACTTAGTGTCACTTGAACCAAGAGATGTTTCAGTTAGTGGTGGATTGTTTGAAGAACCGATTTTAACCACTTTAGCTGCCGATATTTTTGGTAAAAACTGTATTCAATCTCATTATTCAGAACCCAACTTTGGTTCTATTTGTTTAATTGAAAAGCCAACCAGCTATATACTGTCAGAACACAAAAGAGTTTTCTTTAACGAAGAAAATCATAAATTGTATAATAAAAGTTATGCTAGATTCGCTAAAACGGTTAAAACCGAACTATAA
- a CDS encoding multidrug transporter, protein MSDLGIIISILAITTFSGSAGALALKQGMNELVDLTFVKAITNKWLLLGSFLYIVSAATNIVLFKYLAYSIAFPMTSLTYVWTVFISYFTFKEKITPLKLISIGLIAIGVIIISQ, encoded by the coding sequence ATGAGTGATTTAGGTATTATTATTTCTATTCTGGCTATCACTACTTTTTCTGGAAGTGCAGGAGCTCTAGCCCTGAAGCAGGGAATGAACGAGTTAGTTGATTTAACATTTGTTAAAGCTATTACAAATAAATGGTTACTCTTAGGAAGTTTTCTCTATATAGTGAGTGCGGCGACTAATATTGTCTTGTTTAAATATCTAGCTTATTCAATTGCCTTTCCGATGACTTCTCTAACTTATGTTTGGACTGTCTTTATTTCTTATTTTACGTTTAAAGAAAAAATTACACCTTTAAAATTAATTTCAATTGGCTTAATTGCTATTGGGGTTATTATCATTAGTCAATAA
- a CDS encoding EamA family transporter, with product METKKNMKLAMIIILVAATMSSLGQLAWKFGADATTTNLKYGLFILGFVLAGLGMVFLMIAFRFGEVSILQPMMSIGFALSIVFGFLFLDEPITTTKIIGTFFIIAGSALLGYEGGRGDE from the coding sequence ATGGAAACGAAAAAGAATATGAAGCTTGCGATGATTATTATTTTAGTCGCAGCAACAATGAGCAGTTTAGGGCAATTAGCTTGGAAATTTGGGGCAGATGCAACGACGACAAATTTAAAGTATGGCTTATTTATTTTGGGTTTTGTCTTAGCTGGTTTAGGTATGGTTTTCTTAATGATTGCTTTTAGGTTTGGAGAAGTGTCGATTTTACAACCAATGATGAGTATTGGTTTTGCTTTATCAATTGTCTTTGGTTTTTTATTTTTGGATGAACCTATTACAACGACTAAAATTATTGGAACCTTTTTTATTATTGCAGGTTCTGCTCTTTTAGGATATGAAGGAGGCCGTGGTGATGAGTGA
- a CDS encoding alpha/beta hydrolase, with the protein MLGWIIVIILFLLIGACAYAGHFFINAALFKNSPWYVNKGHKMLNPDNFNREKTVYTEIEDRQNEGAHHFWEREATSEVHMEFSGEMLCAREFKVFPETNKWVLAVHGYRSSGKRDMSFPAQQFAEAGYNVLVPDLRAHGKSTGEKIGMGWLEKEDVKAWIQKILSHNDQAEIILFGGSMGAATIMMASGDKLPKQVKMLIADCGYSSVYDEFNDMLRSALHLPGFPILFFANLFCQSKMGFSLKQASSVKQLQKNHLPALFIHGTKDKFVPHEAIYKNMEATQGIKESLLIEEAPHLSSWIYDEKRYFETVFQFIENNLEKGV; encoded by the coding sequence ATGTTAGGATGGATTATTGTTATTATTTTATTTTTATTAATAGGTGCTTGCGCTTATGCGGGTCATTTTTTTATCAATGCAGCGCTCTTCAAAAATTCTCCATGGTATGTCAACAAAGGCCATAAAATGTTAAATCCAGATAATTTTAATCGGGAAAAAACAGTTTATACAGAGATTGAAGATCGACAAAATGAAGGCGCTCATCACTTTTGGGAAAGAGAAGCAACGAGTGAGGTTCATATGGAGTTTTCAGGTGAAATGCTTTGTGCTAGAGAATTCAAAGTGTTTCCAGAAACAAATAAGTGGGTTCTTGCTGTACATGGCTACCGCTCATCAGGAAAACGAGATATGTCATTTCCAGCCCAACAATTTGCTGAGGCAGGGTATAATGTCTTAGTTCCAGATTTACGTGCTCATGGAAAAAGTACAGGAGAAAAAATTGGGATGGGATGGTTAGAAAAAGAAGATGTAAAAGCATGGATTCAAAAAATACTATCTCATAACGATCAAGCTGAAATCATATTATTTGGAGGTTCAATGGGAGCAGCGACTATTATGATGGCAAGTGGAGATAAGTTACCTAAACAAGTAAAAATGTTAATTGCTGATTGTGGTTATTCATCTGTCTATGATGAATTTAATGATATGTTACGTTCAGCTCTCCATTTACCAGGTTTTCCAATTTTATTTTTTGCTAATTTATTTTGCCAATCAAAAATGGGATTTAGTTTGAAACAAGCTTCTAGTGTGAAACAACTTCAAAAAAATCATTTACCGGCATTATTTATTCATGGGACAAAAGATAAATTTGTTCCTCATGAAGCCATTTATAAAAATATGGAAGCGACTCAAGGAATTAAAGAAAGTTTGCTAATTGAAGAGGCACCTCACTTATCATCGTGGATTTATGATGAAAAGAGATATTTTGAAACAGTTTTCCAATTTATTGAAAACAATTTAGAAAAAGGGGTTTAA
- a CDS encoding AAA family ATPase, which translates to MSNSLRCKLFGNPEILLNNQLILFSFSKIDALIYYLAVTKSASRDEVAGLLWPEKNDQNAKKNLRNAIYQANKMLGIEIISSPNKAILVLNEELNLEIDVVDFLELPQSHLDLYTDEFLKGFYLKDCESYEFWMVKMRNFYEKKFLQECFKKIESDINNNELDEVEKNIQRLIYIDEFDESNYQLLMRFYQTNRRHGKVVETYYNLSNLLKIELGITPNKDTRLLYETSLEKLNEQSNKEKQRFNSLFHGRTEELQEIEVNFNCFKNNQNFYSIVISGEAGIGKSALANVALDHIQNDFLILESQCYQVEENYAFRPWKKIIDGLSEIIKETDQIEPKLWDEVILKIFPRFEDHLSEIKPIENDDRFNLSVLSEVLIDAINRISITKKMVVLFDDIQWMDRNSLDLLTSIMLHTNENVLFVMTSRNVKKENLDFFLNNLTKCGLIKEVRLNPFSFDETQEFICKKISSDAITPELIQNVYRHTEGNLFFLIEYITLLQSNSNLNTMTVKMKDALKNRFLYLTEEEQILVNFVSYFYDYTLLDDLVYLLEKDSLDIINLMESLIEKNILKELNINGEIGMTFTHIKLREFIYLNQSIGKKRIIHNKIAGYLESKLASDSIDSLLYDNISYHYRKGNNPLKELEYKLKYLEKYLSFYHELFPVDIQGDDSGTDNLRFNQEQVFKQFDKIKNSLKTLDAKSENHETLAILEHQYLYLEGRYLIRYGEYSEGVSDIKKVIAQSKDLKDSTYLLDGYKQMIYYYIQIDAPEKMIEYIELALDLSIKENNHQSIGVLLRLKGLYYIMSGNNIVAEKLLKESINTFMLTKEIADKYAVNIAAAYNYLGEIRFNENHFSESYDMFLKAIELCSDKNSLSSLSVFYTNAGAALFAQGKLSESKEYLLKSREIYQELKTFWKRPRLDAYLAMIYLEEKNEKEIKYYLEKGKEFAERMGNNRDIGIVEFAKAVVSKGLVANGERLEDWSDWLKRSPEEYAKNAIDHLNRYQDTYEINLLKEKFDF; encoded by the coding sequence TTGTCTAATAGCTTAAGATGTAAATTGTTTGGAAATCCTGAAATCCTATTAAATAACCAACTTATTTTATTTTCTTTTTCAAAAATAGATGCATTGATTTACTATCTAGCAGTAACCAAATCAGCAAGTCGAGATGAAGTTGCTGGGCTACTTTGGCCTGAAAAGAATGATCAAAATGCTAAGAAAAATTTGAGAAATGCAATTTATCAAGCCAATAAAATGTTAGGAATTGAAATAATCAGTTCTCCTAATAAGGCTATTCTTGTTTTAAATGAAGAGCTTAATCTTGAGATTGATGTAGTTGATTTTTTAGAATTACCGCAAAGTCATTTAGATTTATACACAGATGAATTTTTAAAAGGATTTTATTTGAAAGATTGTGAATCTTATGAGTTTTGGATGGTGAAGATGCGTAATTTTTACGAGAAGAAATTCTTACAAGAATGCTTCAAGAAAATCGAATCTGACATTAATAATAATGAACTAGATGAAGTTGAAAAGAATATTCAGCGTTTAATTTATATTGATGAGTTTGATGAATCCAATTATCAATTATTGATGAGATTTTATCAAACAAACCGTCGTCATGGTAAAGTAGTAGAAACCTATTATAATCTATCCAATTTATTAAAAATTGAATTAGGAATAACCCCAAATAAAGATACTAGACTTCTTTATGAAACCTCTTTAGAAAAATTAAATGAACAAAGCAACAAAGAAAAACAACGCTTTAATTCATTATTTCATGGAAGAACCGAAGAATTACAAGAAATCGAAGTTAATTTTAATTGTTTTAAAAATAACCAAAATTTTTATTCAATTGTTATTAGCGGTGAGGCTGGAATTGGCAAAAGTGCATTAGCAAATGTCGCTTTAGATCATATTCAAAATGACTTTTTAATACTAGAGAGTCAGTGCTATCAAGTTGAAGAGAACTATGCTTTTAGACCATGGAAGAAAATAATAGATGGTTTATCAGAAATTATAAAAGAAACAGATCAAATTGAACCAAAACTTTGGGATGAAGTTATTTTAAAAATTTTTCCTCGTTTTGAAGACCATTTATCAGAAATAAAGCCCATTGAAAATGATGATAGATTCAATCTATCAGTATTATCTGAAGTATTAATTGACGCTATAAATCGTATTTCCATTACTAAAAAAATGGTTGTTTTATTTGATGATATTCAATGGATGGATCGGAATAGTTTAGATTTATTGACAAGTATTATGCTACATACGAATGAAAATGTTCTTTTTGTGATGACGTCGAGAAACGTAAAAAAGGAAAATTTAGATTTCTTTTTAAATAACTTAACCAAATGCGGTTTAATTAAAGAAGTTCGTTTAAACCCTTTTTCTTTTGATGAAACTCAAGAATTTATTTGTAAAAAGATATCTAGCGATGCAATAACACCAGAATTAATTCAGAATGTTTATCGTCATACAGAAGGAAATCTATTTTTTTTAATTGAATACATCACGTTGCTTCAAAGTAATTCAAATTTGAATACAATGACTGTTAAGATGAAGGATGCTTTAAAGAATCGTTTCTTGTATTTAACAGAAGAGGAACAAATTTTAGTGAATTTTGTTTCTTATTTTTATGATTATACTTTATTAGATGATCTAGTGTATTTACTTGAAAAAGATAGTTTGGACATTATTAATTTAATGGAATCATTAATTGAGAAAAATATTTTGAAAGAATTGAATATTAATGGTGAAATTGGGATGACTTTTACTCATATCAAGCTTCGAGAATTTATTTATTTAAACCAATCAATTGGTAAAAAGAGAATTATTCATAATAAAATTGCTGGATATTTAGAGAGTAAATTAGCAAGTGATTCAATAGATAGTTTGCTATATGACAATATTTCCTATCATTATAGAAAAGGAAATAATCCATTAAAAGAATTAGAATATAAACTCAAATATTTAGAAAAATATTTGAGCTTTTATCACGAATTGTTTCCTGTTGATATTCAGGGTGATGATAGTGGAACAGATAATTTACGTTTTAATCAGGAACAAGTTTTTAAACAATTTGATAAAATAAAAAATAGTTTAAAAACTTTGGATGCTAAATCTGAAAATCATGAAACTTTAGCAATTTTAGAACATCAGTATCTTTATTTAGAGGGGCGTTACTTGATTCGGTATGGTGAGTATTCTGAAGGAGTTTCTGATATAAAAAAAGTTATAGCTCAATCAAAAGACTTGAAAGACTCAACTTATCTTTTAGATGGTTATAAACAAATGATTTATTATTATATTCAAATAGATGCTCCTGAAAAAATGATTGAATATATTGAGTTAGCTCTAGATTTATCTATTAAAGAGAATAACCATCAGTCAATTGGTGTGTTACTTCGATTAAAAGGCTTATATTACATTATGAGTGGTAATAACATAGTGGCAGAAAAACTATTGAAAGAGTCAATTAATACTTTCATGTTAACGAAAGAAATAGCTGATAAGTATGCTGTTAACATTGCAGCAGCCTATAATTACTTGGGAGAAATTAGATTTAATGAGAACCATTTTTCTGAAAGTTATGACATGTTTTTAAAAGCAATTGAACTTTGCTCGGACAAAAACTCGCTATCAAGTTTGTCTGTTTTTTACACTAATGCAGGAGCTGCACTTTTTGCTCAAGGAAAATTAAGCGAGTCGAAAGAGTATCTATTAAAGTCCAGAGAGATTTATCAAGAATTAAAAACCTTTTGGAAACGCCCTCGTTTAGATGCTTATTTAGCAATGATCTATTTAGAAGAAAAAAATGAGAAAGAAATAAAATATTACCTTGAAAAAGGAAAAGAGTTTGCTGAAAGAATGGGGAATAATAGAGATATTGGCATTGTTGAGTTTGCTAAAGCAGTCGTTTCAAAAGGATTAGTGGCTAATGGTGAGAGGTTAGAAGATTGGTCTGATTGGCTAAAACGTTCACCTGAAGAATATGCTAAAAATGCAATTGATCATTTGAATCGATATCAAGATACTTATGAAATCAATTTGTTAAAAGAGAAATTTGATTTTTAA